In Manis pentadactyla isolate mManPen7 chromosome 3, mManPen7.hap1, whole genome shotgun sequence, a single window of DNA contains:
- the CEBPD gene encoding CCAAT/enhancer-binding protein delta — protein MSAALFSLDGPARGAPWPAEPAPFYEPGRAGKPGRGAEPGGLAEPGAAAPAMYDDESAIDFSAYIDSMAAVPTLELCHDELFADLFNSNHKAGAAGAGAGALELLPGGLARPPGPAAPRPLKREPDWCDGDAPGSLLPAQVAACAQTVVSLAAAAQPTPPTSPEPPRCSPGPSPAPGPAREKSAGKRGPDRGSPEYRQRRERNNIAVRKSRDKAKRRNQEMQQKLVELSAENEKLHQRVEQLTRDLAGLRQFFKQLPSPPFLPAAGAADCR, from the coding sequence ATGAGCGCCGCGCTCTTCAGCCTGGACGGCCCGGCGCGCGGCGCGCCTTGGCCTGCGGAACCTGCGCCCTTCTACGAGCCGGGCCGGGCGGGTAAGCCGGGCCGCGGAGCCGAGCCGGGAGGCCTGGCCGAGCCGGGCGCCGCTGCCCCCGCCATGTACGACGACGAGAGCGCCATTGACTTCAGCGCCTACATCGACTCCATGGCCGCGGTGCCCACACTGGAGCTGTGCCACGACGAACTTTTCGCCGACCTCTTCAACAGCAACCACAAGGCGGGCGCGGCGGGCGCGGGCGCCGGGGCCCTGGAGCTGCTCCCCGGCGGCCTCGCGCGCCCCCCGggccccgccgcgccgcgcccgCTCAAGCGCGAGCCCGACTGGTGCGACGGCGACGCGCCCGGCTCATTGCTGCCCGCGCAGGTGGCCGCGTGCGCGCAGACCGTGGTGAGCCTGGCCGCAGCCGCGCAGCCCACGCCGCCCACGTCGCCGGAGCCGCCGCGCTGCAGCCCCGGGCCCAGTCCCGCGCCCGGCCCGGCCCGCGAGAAGAGCGCCGGCAAGCGGGGCCCGGACCGCGGCAGCCCGGAGTACCGTCAGCGGCGCGAGCGCAACAACATCGCCGTAAGAAAGAGCCGCGACAAGGCCAAGCGGCGCAACCAGGAGATGCAGCAGAAGCTGGTGGAGCTGTCGGCCGAAAACGAGAAGCTGCACCAGCGCGTGGAGCAGCTCACACGGGACCTGGCCGGCCTGCGGCAGTTCTTCAAGCAGCTGCCCAGCCCGCCCTTCCTGCCTGCCGCCGGGGCTGCGGACTGCCGGTAA